The nucleotide sequence ACCCTGACAACAGGAGCTGACGAACGGCCCCAGAGCGTCAGCACCGGAGTCGCCTCGGGGACGGTCACAGTCTGGGACACCCAGTGGTTGGCGTATCCCGGCTCAAGAGAGGCTGTGCCGGAGTGCTTGTAACCGGTGGTGGCACGGGACGAACTGGTGGAGAGCGACCAGCCCAGAGTGCCGTTCTCGAACCCGGGGTTGGTGAAAGCACCGGTGTTGAAGGCTACCGGCCCGAACGCAGCCGAGTCCGGGGACGTGCCGGCCTCGTTGGTGGCCCGGACCTTGAACGAGTACTCGGTGCCCGCTTCCAGGCCCGTGAACACCGCTGCCAGCTGGTCCCCGGCAACCTTCACCGAAGCAACCTGCACCCCGCCTGTCCAGGCCGTGGCTGTGTAGGAACTGACCGGGATCCCGCCGCCGGTGAAGACCGGGGACTTCCAGGACACCGTCGCCGTACCGGACTTCGACAAAGCCGTCACCGACTGCGGGGCAGACGGCGCCATCGGACCTTCGAACGCCACATCATCCAGCTCATTACCGCTGGTGTTGAAAGTGACGGAGACGGTCTTGCCTGCGTAAGCCGACAGATCAGCGGAATACTGGGTGAACCCGTTCTCCGCAGTTGCGGCCGTCCCAGCGGTGGACATGTTCGCGCCATTTACCGAGACACCCGGAGCCGTGACCCGGGACCAGAACGTCAGTACCGGGCTCTCCGCGGGCACCGTCACCACCTGAGACATCCCGTAGTAGGCATATGCGGACTTGGCACCTGAGTGTTTGGAGGTGGAGATGCCCGAAATGGACGTATTTGTGCGGGTCCAGCCCAGCCAATCATTCTCGAACCCGGGGTTGGTAAAAGCACCGGTGTTGAAGGCTACCGGCCCGAACGCAGCCGAGTCCGCGGACGTGCCGGCCTCGTTGGTGGCCCGGACCTTGAACGAGTACTCGGTGCCCGCTTCCAGGCCCGTGAACACCGCTGCCAGCTGGTCCCCGGCAACCTTCACCGAAGCAACCTGCACCCCGCCAGCCATGGCAACGGCAGTGTAGGAACTGACCGGGATCCCGCCGCCGGTGAAGACCGGGGACTTCCAGGACACCGTCGCCGTACCGGACTTCGACAAAGCCGTCACCGACTGCGGGGCAGACGGCGCCATCGGACCTTCGAACGCCACATCATCCAGCTCATTACCGCCGGTGTTGAAAGTGACGGAGACGGTCTTGCCTGCGTAAGCCGACAGATCGGCGGAATACTGGGTGAACCCGTTCTCCGCAGCTGCGGCCGTCCCAGCGGTGGACATGTTCGCGCCATTTACCGAGACACCCGGAGCCGTGACCCGGGACCAGAACGTCAGTACCGGGCTCTCCGCGGGCACCGTCACCACCTGAGACATCCCGTAGTAGGCATATGCGGACTTGGCACCTGAGTGCTTGTACGAGGTGGAGACGCCCGAAATGGACGTATTTGTCCGGGTCCAGCCCAGCCAATCATTCTCGAAACCGGGGTTGGTGAAAGCACCGGTGTTGAAGGCTACCGGCCCGAACGCAGCCGAGTCCGGGGACGTGCCGGCCTCGTTGGTGGCCCGGACCTTGAACGAGTAACCGGTGCCCGCTTCCAGGCCCGTGAACACCGCTGCCAGCTGGTCCCCGGCAACCTTCACCGAAGCAACCTGCACCCCGCCTGTCCAGGCCGTGGCTGTGTAGGAACTGACCGGGATACCGCCGCCGGTGAAGACCGGTGCGGTCCAGGACACCGTCGCCGTACCGGACTTCGACAAAGCCGTCACCGACTGCGGAGCCGAGGGCGCCATCGGACCTTCGAACGCCACATCATCCAGCTGATTAAAGCTGGTGTTGAAAGTGACGGAGACGGTCTTGCCTGCGTAAGCCGACAGATCAGCGGAATACTGGGTGAACCCGTTCTCCGCTGCTGCGGCCGTCACCGCGGTGGGCATATTCGCGCCATTTACCAAGACACCCGGAGCCGTGACCTGGGACCAGAGCGTCAGTACCGGGCTCTCCGCGGGCACCGTCACCTCCTGAGACATCCCGTAGTAGGCATATGCGGACTTGGCACCTGAGTGCTTGTACGAGGTGGAGACGCCCGAATTGGACGTATTTGTCCGGGTCCAGCCCAGCCAATCATTCTCGAAACCGGGGTTGGTGAAAGCACCGGTATTGAAGGCCACCGGCCCGAACACAGCCGAGTCCGGGGACGTGCCGGCCTCATTGGTGGCCCGGACCTTGAACGAGTAACCGGTGCCCGCTTCCAGGCCCGTGAACACCGCAGCATACTGGTCCCCGTCAACCTTCACCGAAGCAACTTCCACCCCGTCAGCCATGGCAACAGCAGTGTAGGAACTGACCGGGATCCCGCCGCCGGTGAAGACCGGAGCGGTCCAGGACACCGTCGCCGTACCGGACTTCGACAAAGCCGTCACCGACTGCGGAGCCGAGGGCGCCATCAGCTTCTCGAACGCGACGTCGTCGAGGTAGTAGCTGCCGGTATCGAAGGACACGGTGACGGTCTTGCCTGCGTAGGCCGAAAGGTCAGCGGAGTACTGGTAGAACCCGTTCTCCGCCGCGGCCTGGGTGCGGGCAGTGCGGGCAGTGACCCCGCCGGCCTTCACTGCAGCCGGGCTTCCGTAGGACCAGAAGGTCAGCACCGGAGCCTCCTCGGGCACCGTCACCACCTGAGAGATGGTGTTGTACGTGTATCCGGACTTTGAACCGGAATGCTTGTAGGAGGTGCTGACGCCAGTGTTGTAAGTGGTCTCGAGGGTCCAGCCCAGGAGATCATTCTCGAAACCGGGGTTGGTGAAAGCATCGGTATTGAAGGCCACCGGCCCGAACACAGCCGAGTCCGGGGACGTGCCGGCCTCATTGGTGGCCCGGACCTTGAACGAGTAACCGGTGCCCGCTTCCAGGCCCGTGAACACCGCAGCATACTGGTCCCCGTCAGCCTTCACCGAAGCAACTTCCACCCCGTCAGCCATGGCAACAGCAGTGTAGGAACTGACCGGGATACCGCCGCCGGTGAAGACCGGAGCGGTCCAGGACACCGTCGCCGTACCGGACTTCGACAAAGCCGTCACCGACTGCGGAGCCGAGGGCGCCATCGGCTTCTCGAACGCGACGTCGTCGAGGTAGTAGCTGCCGGTATCGAAGGACACGGTGACGGTCTTGCCTGCGTAGGCCGAAAGGTCAGCGGAGTACTGGTAGAACCCGTTCTCCGCCGCGGCCTGGGTGCGGGCAGTGCGGGCAGTGACCCCGCCGGCCTTCACTGCAGCCGGGCTTCCGTAGGACCAGAAGGTCAGCACCGGAGCCTCCTCGGGCACCGTCACCACCTGAGAGATGGTGTTGTACGTGTATCCGGACTTTGAACCGGAATGCTTGTAGGAGGTGCTGACGCCAGTGTTGTAAGTGGTCTCGAGGGTCCAGCCCAGGAGATCATTCTCGAAACCGGGGTTGGTGAAAGCATCGGTATTGAAGGCCACCGGCCCGAACACAGCCGAGTCCGGGGACGTGCCGGCCTCATTGGTGGCCCGGACCTTGAACGAGTAACCGGTGCCCGCTTCCAGGCCCGTGAACACCGCAGCATACTGGTCCCCGTCAACCTTCACCGAAGCAACTTCCACCCCGTCAGCCATGGCAACAGCAGTGTAGGAACTGACCGGGATACCGCCGCCGGTGAAGACCGGAGCGGTCCAGGACACCGTCGCCGTACCGGACTTCGACAAAGCCGTCACCGACTGCGGAGCCGAGGGCGCCATCGGCTTCTCGAACGCGACGTCGTCGAGGTAGTAGCTGCCGGTATCGAAGGACACGGTGACGGTCTTGCCTGCGTAGGCCGAAAGGTCAGCGGAGTACTGGTAGAACCCGTTCTCCGCCGCGGCCTGGGTGCGGGCAGTGCGGGCAGTGACCCCGCCGGCCTTCACTGCAGCCGGGCTTCCGTAGGACCAGAAGGTCAGCACCGGAGCCTCCTCGGGCACCGTCACCACCTGAGAGATGGTGTTGTACGTGTATCCGGACTTTGAACCGGAATGCTTGTAGGAGGTGCTGACGCCAGTGTTGTAAGTGGTCTCGAGGGTCCAGCCCAGGAGATCATTCTCGAAACCGGGGTTGGTCAGGACGGAATCGGGAAGCTTGACCGTAGCCGTTGAGGGTCCCGCAATGTCTTCACCCTGCAGGGCGTAGATACGCACAGTGATGGTGTCTTCCGGCAGTGCGTTGATGCTTGTCGAGGTTACGGTAGTGTTTTCAGACTTCGTGGCCCACTCGCCGCCGTTGACCTGGTATTCGACTTTGTAGCCGGTTGCTTTCTTCACCGAATTCCAGGTTGCCTTGGCTTCTATCGCTGAGACTGCCGTGAGCTTCAGGTTTGCCGGGGCACCCATGGGAGCATCGGCCACGGGTGGTGCCGCAGGAGTGGACGGGGAGCCTTCCTCAGTAGGTGTCTCGCCTTCGGCAGGGGTCGCCGGAGTGTCACCTACGGAGGGGGTTTCACTTTCGATGCCGCCGACTTCTTCGATGAGCTCATCGAGTTTTTTGGTCGGCAGGCAGCCGGGATCGGTGCCTGCTTCGAACAGCTCCGGTTCTGTCCGGGTGTCTGTGGAGTAGAAGACCTTCCCTGTGCTGGACTTAGCCAAGGCAACGTAGCAGGTGCCCTTTTCATCCGCGGCAACCTTGGTCTTCTCCGTGCTGGACTCCTGGAGGTATCCGGTGTCCAGCAGTCCGGCGTGGTCCATGAACCGGTTGTCCTTGGCTTTAGCTACACCTTCGGCTGTTCGGATGGAGGAGAGGTCCTGTTTTGCTCCGCGGTCCTGGGCGAAGGGCATGACCCCGAAGATGGCCGCGAGGACGCCGGCTACCAGGATTCCGACCACGATCACCCCGGTGGTGATGGAGGGTAGGTCGAACGCGCCTGAACTCTTCCTGAGGTCCGGCAGGTGAGATTTCGGCATTCAAGCGCTCCTGGGATGAAGGTTTCGGTCCCGGAGGATGCCGGGCACCCCTCTTTGTGTGCGGCTGGCCGCTGAAAGCGCAGAACTTGCCGCTCTTCAGGATGGGGCACGGCCTGCCGGACCCATTGGCGCCGCCCGAAGCCACGTCAGGATGGAGAGCCACGGTTACCGGCTCCGGGGCGTTCCAAGCATTAATGTCAGTGCTGACCGGCAATATGAGGCACATCATCGGCACCCCGGCGCTGGACACCAGCGAGGCCGGGTCTCGGGGGTATGCCTGAGAGTGCCGCACACACGGGGTGGCCCGGGCGGATGCGATAGCTAGGCATCCGGCCTGACTGCCCCATCACTAATGGGGGATAGTTGAAGAAGTACAGGCTGCCGGCACTTGCCGGCACAGCGGCGTTGGCCGCAACAATTCTTGCG is from Arthrobacter sp. zg-Y1110 and encodes:
- a CDS encoding fibronectin type III domain-containing protein, whose product is MPKSHLPDLRKSSGAFDLPSITTGVIVVGILVAGVLAAIFGVMPFAQDRGAKQDLSSIRTAEGVAKAKDNRFMDHAGLLDTGYLQESSTEKTKVAADEKGTCYVALAKSSTGKVFYSTDTRTEPELFEAGTDPGCLPTKKLDELIEEVGGIESETPSVGDTPATPAEGETPTEEGSPSTPAAPPVADAPMGAPANLKLTAVSAIEAKATWNSVKKATGYKVEYQVNGGEWATKSENTTVTSTSINALPEDTITVRIYALQGEDIAGPSTATVKLPDSVLTNPGFENDLLGWTLETTYNTGVSTSYKHSGSKSGYTYNTISQVVTVPEEAPVLTFWSYGSPAAVKAGGVTARTARTQAAAENGFYQYSADLSAYAGKTVTVSFDTGSYYLDDVAFEKPMAPSAPQSVTALSKSGTATVSWTAPVFTGGGIPVSSYTAVAMADGVEVASVKVDGDQYAAVFTGLEAGTGYSFKVRATNEAGTSPDSAVFGPVAFNTDAFTNPGFENDLLGWTLETTYNTGVSTSYKHSGSKSGYTYNTISQVVTVPEEAPVLTFWSYGSPAAVKAGGVTARTARTQAAAENGFYQYSADLSAYAGKTVTVSFDTGSYYLDDVAFEKPMAPSAPQSVTALSKSGTATVSWTAPVFTGGGIPVSSYTAVAMADGVEVASVKADGDQYAAVFTGLEAGTGYSFKVRATNEAGTSPDSAVFGPVAFNTDAFTNPGFENDLLGWTLETTYNTGVSTSYKHSGSKSGYTYNTISQVVTVPEEAPVLTFWSYGSPAAVKAGGVTARTARTQAAAENGFYQYSADLSAYAGKTVTVSFDTGSYYLDDVAFEKLMAPSAPQSVTALSKSGTATVSWTAPVFTGGGIPVSSYTAVAMADGVEVASVKVDGDQYAAVFTGLEAGTGYSFKVRATNEAGTSPDSAVFGPVAFNTGAFTNPGFENDWLGWTRTNTSNSGVSTSYKHSGAKSAYAYYGMSQEVTVPAESPVLTLWSQVTAPGVLVNGANMPTAVTAAAAENGFTQYSADLSAYAGKTVSVTFNTSFNQLDDVAFEGPMAPSAPQSVTALSKSGTATVSWTAPVFTGGGIPVSSYTATAWTGGVQVASVKVAGDQLAAVFTGLEAGTGYSFKVRATNEAGTSPDSAAFGPVAFNTGAFTNPGFENDWLGWTRTNTSISGVSTSYKHSGAKSAYAYYGMSQVVTVPAESPVLTFWSRVTAPGVSVNGANMSTAGTAAAAENGFTQYSADLSAYAGKTVSVTFNTGGNELDDVAFEGPMAPSAPQSVTALSKSGTATVSWKSPVFTGGGIPVSSYTAVAMAGGVQVASVKVAGDQLAAVFTGLEAGTEYSFKVRATNEAGTSADSAAFGPVAFNTGAFTNPGFENDWLGWTRTNTSISGISTSKHSGAKSAYAYYGMSQVVTVPAESPVLTFWSRVTAPGVSVNGANMSTAGTAATAENGFTQYSADLSAYAGKTVSVTFNTSGNELDDVAFEGPMAPSAPQSVTALSKSGTATVSWKSPVFTGGGIPVSSYTATAWTGGVQVASVKVAGDQLAAVFTGLEAGTEYSFKVRATNEAGTSPDSAAFGPVAFNTGAFTNPGFENGTLGWSLSTSSSRATTGYKHSGTASLEPGYANHWVSQTVTVPEATPVLTLWGRSSAPVVRVGTTQVPAVLTQAAVENGFNQYSADLSAYAGKTVTVGLASNYYIDDVAFEKPMAPSAPQSVTALSKSGTATASWTAPVFTGGGIPISSYTATAWTGGVQVASVKVAGDQLAAVFTGLEAGTEYSFKVRATNEAGTSPDSAAFGPVAFNTGAFTNPGFENGTLGWSLSTSASRATTGYKHSGTASLEPGYSNYWVSQTVTVPEATPVLTLWGRSSAPVVRVGTTQVPAVLTAAAVENGFNQYSADLSAYAGKTVTVGLASNYYIDDVAFEKPMAPSAPQSVTALSKSGTATASWTAPVFTGGGIPISSYTATAWTGGVQVASVKVAGDQLAAVFTGLEAGTGYSFKVRATNEAGTSPDSAAFGPVAFNTGAFTNPGFENGTLGWSLSTSASRATTGYKHSGTASLESGYSNYWVSQTVTVPEEAPVLTLWGRSAVPVVRVGTTQIPAVLTAAAVENGFNQYSADLSAYAGKTVTVGLASNWYIDDVAFE